CGTCAGCTTGCCCGTGGCCAGTTCGCGCATAGCCTGGGTCACCAGGTTGCGGGTCCGCACGCGCTGCTCCACGGGCAGCACGCTAGGCGCCCCCGAGCGCAGTTGTAGGGCGCGCTTGGCCGTCACCACCGAAAGGCGGTATTTGCTGTCTGTCAGCGACAGCAGCTTGTCGATATCCCGTTCTGCCATAAGCCCACCTCCG
This genomic window from Deinococcus betulae contains:
- the rpoZ gene encoding DNA-directed RNA polymerase subunit omega encodes the protein MAERDIDKLLSLTDSKYRLSVVTAKRALQLRSGAPSVLPVEQRVRTRNLVTQAMRELATGKLTVGTSMMDEGRFQQDYVRQRQAQLQAQLNAERERERD